ACCGGCGTGGCAGAGCCACCCATGGCGCGCACCATATTTACCGCACTCTGGCTATTCATTACGCGTATTTTTAAACCCGCTAAATCTTTAGGGCTGTGAATGGGCGCATGGGTGGCGTAAAAACTGCGGCTGCCTGCATCATAGTAGCCCAGTCCGCGAATGCGATAGGGTGTGCCGGCGGCAAGTAATTCCTGGCCAAGGGGTGACTCCAGCGTGTGCCAGAAGTGGCGGTTATCCTGAAACAAATAGGGCAGGCTAAAAAGCTTCATTTGCGGTACGAAGGCCTCAAGTGAGCTGGCCGAAACTTTGGTCATCGCAAGGCTACCGATCTGTAGCAGTTCAATCACTTCGCGTTCGCTGCCTAGCTGGCCTGAGGAATATATCTGCAGTTGCATTTGCCCATTCGAGCGCTGCTGCAGATCTTTATTCATGTATTCAAGCGCCAGGTGTACGGGGTGCCTGTTATCTAATCCATGGGCGACAGTGAGTGAAACAGTAGTTTGCTTGTCGCCACATCCAACAAGTAACAGTGCAGCCATTGCCAGAGAAATTTGCCTGAAAACAACGCAGAGATGGTGCAAGGGTTGGCTAGTCATGGGCGAGCGCTCCTTGAAAGATAGCTTTGGGCACAATGGCGCCGGGGTGTTGAATGACCAAAGCCGCGCAACAGGCGCCCTGCAGCACGGCCTCTTCCGGCGATTCGTTTACCAGGCGCGCAGCAAGATAACCCCCATTAAAGGAGTCGCCTGCAGCGGTGGTGTCTAGCGGTTTTACGCGGGTTGGCACCGGCAAGGTACGGTGTACTTCCGGCGTGTATAAGCGGCTGCCCTCCACCCCTTGTTTCACGACTATTTCGTTGCAGCCGTGGGCACGGTAGCGACTGATGCATTGATCGGCCGTTTGCGGCCCCCAAAGCAACACTTCGTCGTCCAGGCTTGGCAGTGCTATGTCGGTTAAATCCAGCATGGCGCCAATCACTGCCTGCGCCTGTTGTGCATTGGGCCAATTGCGTGGGCGGTAGTTGATGTCGAATGCCACCCGGCCGCCTTGGGCACGAAATTGCGCCAGCGCCTTAAATAGCAGTGATCGCGCCTTGTCTGAGTAGAGCGACAAGCTGATACCACTAAGGTAAATGATGTCGTAATCGCTAAAGGAGCGAAGTAGCTCGGGCGCCAGATCAAACAGGTCCCTGGCGGGCGAGTTTTCACGCCAGTAGTGAAATTGCCGTTCACCCTCTGCATCGGTTTCAATGAGGTAGAGCCCCGGTGTGCGCCCGGGCATCTGCAATACATGCCGGGTGCCAATGCCTTCTTGCTGCCACTGGCTGATCATTGCATTTGAGAAACGGTCGGTGCCAAGTGCTGTGAGGTAATCTACCTCGGCGCCAAAACGCGCAAGGTAAACGGCAGTGTTTAGCGTATCGCCTGCGTACCCAAGGGCGAAACTGTCGGAATTATTAGGCGCAAGCTCAATCATGCATTCGCCCAATGCGGCTATTTTCGGCATATCTATGGCTTCGAGTTATTGTTTGTTTGCCAACCCGGTAATCTTGGCTCAGAGGGTGGCAATCATCATTAATTGGTCATGCCACTTGACCATAGTAATGGGAAACCGGGGCCCAAATCAACCCGATGCTTCTATATTCTGCTGTAATTGGCTAGTATGTCGCCTGCAGGGGGACTGATGGTCAGATAGATTTTAGAAGGGGTTTCTGGCCCTCTAAAGAGCAGATCCCAATGATTATTATCCGGGTGGCGTGCCGTTGCCGTGAGCCAGTTGCAGTGGCTTGCGGTTGATGAGAACTAACCAGTTGCCGTTTCCCATTGATCGGAGCACTAATGCAGTGGAATTGCAAACAGTAAAAGCCGAGCGTTTGTATTTAAAAGTGGCAGAACAATTATCAGGCTTAATTGCCGACGGCTCTATCAAGCCCGGTGATCGCCTTCCCTCTGAGCGGGTATTGGCCGATAAGCTAGGTGTAAGCCGCCCGACGATTCGCGAGGCTATGATTGCCCTGGAAATTTCAGGGGTGATTGAAATTCGTACAGGCTCTGGTATTTACGCAACCAAGAAACAGGCGCAGCAGCCACAGCTGGAGCTGGGTGACAAAGGCGTAGGTCCGTTCGAGATATTGGAAATTCGATTTATCGTAGAGTCGGAAGCCTGTGCGCTGGCCGCTGCGCGTATTACGCCCGAACAAGTGGCCGCATTGAAAGTGGCGCTGGCTGAAATGGAAGAGGAAGAGAAACGGCCCGATGCCTCAGAGCAGGCAGATTGGAAATTCCACCGCATCATTGCCGAAGCTACGCAAAATAGCGCCGTAATCAGTATTGTGAACTGGTTGTGGGAGTTACGTAATAAATCTGAACTGAGCACTGCCTTTATGGAGCGCTTGCGCGGTGGTGGCGTGCACCCTTCAATTGAAGATCACAAGAAAATTATTTTGGCGCTGGAGCAACGCAACCCAGAAAAGGCCCGTGCTGCAATGCGCAACCATATTGATAACGCCACTACAGCAGCGGCGACCTACTTTGGTAAAACAGAATAGGGCAATTGATTCTGTGGCGGCTTGCTGCCCAAAACTGCCTGTTTATCAGGGGCTCTGGAAAAAAGTAAAACAAGTATTATTGATCTAACGAAACGGCGCCTGAATTGGCGCCTTTTTATTGTTTGCTATTTACATTCGATAGATTGAAGCACAGCCACGGTTTGCTCGTGTAAAAAACGTGTAAAGGCGTGGTGTACCGCGCTAGTAAATTGGGCGTCGTTTAACAGCAGGCTGGGCACAATGCCCGAGTGCGTTAGGAGGGCGATGCTTTGCTCTGTAGTGGGAAAGGCTTTGTTGTCACACTGCTTTGCAATCATATCCAACAGCGCTCTACAGCCCGGATCGTTGACATCATAGCTATCCGATTGCAACCGGCTCTTGGTTAAAAAGGCAAGCCATGCACCTACCAGGGTGGCGATTTGGTGAGTGGGTTTGCCCAATTTTAGAAGCTCGGTGGCAGGCTCGAGTGCGCGTTGCGGTAATTTCTGTGAACCATCGGAGGCCACTTGAGCGCACCGGTAGGGAACCTTTGCATTGGCGAAACGGGCAATCAGTGTTTGGCAGTACTCATCAAGATCCACCCCTTTCAGGCTCGGCAGCGTTGGCCGCATGGCGCTTTGCATCAACTGTTTTACAAAGCCGCGAATGGCCGGGTCGTTTACTGCTTCATGGATGTAGGTATAGCCGGCCAGGTGTCCGAGGTACGCCAAGGCCGAGTGGCTGCCATTAAGTAGTCGCAGTTTCATTTTTTCGTAAGGCGCCACATCGTCCACCACCAGTGCGCCAGCGCTCTGCCAATCCGGTGTGGGTGCCACGAAATTATCTTCAATAATCCACTGCCGAAAGGTTTCGCAGATCAGTGATCCCTCATCTTTGAGACCGGTTTGTTGCTCTATGGCTGCTTGGTGTTCGGCAGTTGTGGCAGGCACTATGCGGTCTACCATGGTATTGCAAAACCCGAGATTGGTTTGAATCCACTCAGCCAA
This genomic stretch from Simiduia sp. 21SJ11W-1 harbors:
- a CDS encoding TRAP transporter substrate-binding protein, giving the protein MTSQPLHHLCVVFRQISLAMAALLLVGCGDKQTTVSLTVAHGLDNRHPVHLALEYMNKDLQQRSNGQMQLQIYSSGQLGSEREVIELLQIGSLAMTKVSASSLEAFVPQMKLFSLPYLFQDNRHFWHTLESPLGQELLAAGTPYRIRGLGYYDAGSRSFYATHAPIHSPKDLAGLKIRVMNSQSAVNMVRAMGGSATPVSWGELYTALQQGVVDGAENNPPSFYLSKHYEVSKFYTLDEHTTIPDVIVIGTHAWEQLNPQQQTWLQQAMQSSSEYQRTLWAEATQEALAAVTAAGVEVIYPDKSTFKLSVADYLAEQTELAHLISRINALATRPLEEHKHD
- a CDS encoding sugar kinase; amino-acid sequence: MPKIAALGECMIELAPNNSDSFALGYAGDTLNTAVYLARFGAEVDYLTALGTDRFSNAMISQWQQEGIGTRHVLQMPGRTPGLYLIETDAEGERQFHYWRENSPARDLFDLAPELLRSFSDYDIIYLSGISLSLYSDKARSLLFKALAQFRAQGGRVAFDINYRPRNWPNAQQAQAVIGAMLDLTDIALPSLDDEVLLWGPQTADQCISRYRAHGCNEIVVKQGVEGSRLYTPEVHRTLPVPTRVKPLDTTAAGDSFNGGYLAARLVNESPEEAVLQGACCAALVIQHPGAIVPKAIFQGALAHD
- a CDS encoding FadR/GntR family transcriptional regulator, with protein sequence MELQTVKAERLYLKVAEQLSGLIADGSIKPGDRLPSERVLADKLGVSRPTIREAMIALEISGVIEIRTGSGIYATKKQAQQPQLELGDKGVGPFEILEIRFIVESEACALAAARITPEQVAALKVALAEMEEEEKRPDASEQADWKFHRIIAEATQNSAVISIVNWLWELRNKSELSTAFMERLRGGGVHPSIEDHKKIILALEQRNPEKARAAMRNHIDNATTAAATYFGKTE
- a CDS encoding mannitol dehydrogenase family protein yields the protein MRQLNLESLSDCPTPKASASGKLSVPAYNPATNTAGIVHLGVGNFHRAHQAVYIDDILARSSGPWRIIGVSMRSPTMRDKMAPQQYLYTLKEMDQNSESLRVIGAIARVLVAPEDPQAVIDVLSAETTTNVTLTVTEKGYCLKPGSRSLDLSLPDIQHDITHPTHPRTVIGFLLAAARNRMQNQIAGFNVLSCDNLPNNAQLLRDALLCAARLVDSALAEWIQTNLGFCNTMVDRIVPATTAEHQAAIEQQTGLKDEGSLICETFRQWIIEDNFVAPTPDWQSAGALVVDDVAPYEKMKLRLLNGSHSALAYLGHLAGYTYIHEAVNDPAIRGFVKQLMQSAMRPTLPSLKGVDLDEYCQTLIARFANAKVPYRCAQVASDGSQKLPQRALEPATELLKLGKPTHQIATLVGAWLAFLTKSRLQSDSYDVNDPGCRALLDMIAKQCDNKAFPTTEQSIALLTHSGIVPSLLLNDAQFTSAVHHAFTRFLHEQTVAVLQSIECK